The Cylindrospermopsis curvispora GIHE-G1 genome contains a region encoding:
- a CDS encoding ribonuclease catalytic domain-containing protein, which produces MEKGTLVEFRVQGDRRLGVVDRPDGKTRWFVVDERGQSHSLAPRQITYIVNGEGYKPTQIGKFLDQVAPYLDPSSLEVAWELLVAEGASVTPSQMANLLFSESSPYQCYAAHCLLSDDKLFFKQKGEVYEPRSASQVAERKHQIEVETQKAQGQQEFLLRVERALEGDTVEWQKSDRQRLDALEKYATLVADIIRMGVNSESLVRNYPPPGPVLETMNMLGRSATPPAALQLLIDLGWWSPHENLFLRRSSIPVQFPNKILEVAQEILDSPPADLDVNRLDLKHLKVYTIDDESTTEIDDGLSCEVLEDGRQRVWIHIADPTRWLIPEDELDLEARRRGSTVYLPTGMIPMFPEVLATGPMSLVQGRLCCSLSFSVILDDSGGVAEYSIHPCLIKPTYRLTYEDVDEMLDLAVQAEPEIQAIAGLAQKRKIWRNNQGAISITMPEAMIKVKNDEISIDILDESPSRQLVAEMMILAGEVAARYAQSHNIPLPFRGQPQPELPPEDELLQLPPGFVRFCALRRCMPKSEMSTTPLRHAGLGLDTYTQATSPIRRYSDLLTHFQLKAHLRGEEPPFSAEQIREVMMTVSNTTQELTMVERQTNRYYALEYLRRHLEQVWEVIVLMWLREDSNLALILLEDLGLQLPMVFKRSVKLGERVLVKVALADPQKDIIQFQEIVYQDVVN; this is translated from the coding sequence GTGGAGAAGGGGACGCTGGTTGAATTTAGGGTTCAAGGCGATCGCCGACTGGGAGTGGTAGATCGTCCAGACGGTAAGACTCGTTGGTTCGTGGTGGATGAACGGGGTCAATCCCACAGCCTAGCACCCCGACAAATAACCTATATCGTTAATGGAGAGGGTTATAAACCAACCCAGATTGGTAAGTTTTTGGATCAGGTTGCACCTTACTTAGATCCATCAAGTTTAGAGGTGGCGTGGGAATTGTTGGTAGCTGAGGGAGCAAGTGTCACCCCCAGTCAAATGGCAAATCTACTGTTTTCTGAGTCCTCACCATACCAGTGTTACGCCGCCCATTGCTTACTATCGGATGACAAACTATTTTTCAAGCAAAAGGGGGAAGTTTATGAACCGCGTAGTGCCTCCCAGGTAGCAGAAAGAAAACACCAGATAGAAGTAGAAACCCAAAAAGCCCAAGGACAACAGGAATTTTTACTCCGAGTAGAGCGGGCACTCGAGGGTGACACAGTAGAATGGCAAAAGTCTGACCGTCAGCGTTTAGATGCCCTGGAAAAATATGCTACTCTAGTAGCTGACATTATACGTATGGGGGTAAATTCGGAATCTTTGGTGCGTAACTATCCACCTCCAGGTCCCGTGTTAGAAACTATGAATATGCTGGGACGTTCTGCAACTCCCCCAGCAGCTTTGCAATTACTGATCGACTTAGGGTGGTGGAGTCCCCATGAAAACCTATTCCTGCGTCGTTCCTCAATTCCCGTTCAGTTCCCTAACAAAATATTAGAAGTGGCGCAAGAAATTTTGGATTCCCCACCAGCGGATTTAGATGTTAACCGTTTAGACCTCAAGCATCTAAAAGTATATACTATTGATGATGAAAGCACTACAGAAATAGATGATGGTTTAAGCTGTGAAGTGCTGGAGGATGGGAGACAACGGGTCTGGATACATATTGCCGACCCCACCCGGTGGTTAATACCAGAAGACGAGTTAGATCTAGAAGCTAGGAGACGCGGTAGTACGGTTTACCTACCCACAGGAATGATCCCCATGTTTCCAGAAGTATTGGCCACAGGTCCCATGAGTCTGGTACAGGGAAGGCTTTGTTGTTCCCTGAGCTTCAGCGTAATTTTAGATGATAGTGGCGGGGTTGCAGAGTATAGTATTCATCCCTGTTTAATTAAACCTACCTATCGCCTGACCTACGAAGATGTGGACGAAATGCTAGATTTAGCAGTGCAAGCAGAACCAGAAATCCAGGCGATCGCCGGTTTAGCACAGAAAAGGAAAATCTGGAGAAACAACCAGGGCGCAATCAGTATTACCATGCCAGAAGCGATGATCAAAGTCAAAAATGATGAGATCAGTATAGATATATTGGATGAGTCTCCATCTCGACAATTAGTGGCGGAAATGATGATTTTAGCGGGAGAAGTAGCAGCACGTTATGCTCAAAGCCATAATATTCCCCTACCCTTTCGTGGTCAACCCCAACCCGAACTACCACCGGAAGACGAATTACTGCAACTCCCTCCAGGGTTTGTGAGATTTTGTGCTCTACGTCGATGTATGCCAAAAAGCGAGATGAGCACCACTCCCCTCCGTCATGCAGGTTTAGGATTAGACACTTATACTCAGGCTACTTCCCCTATTCGTCGTTACAGCGACCTACTCACCCACTTTCAACTCAAAGCCCATTTACGGGGTGAGGAACCACCTTTTTCTGCTGAACAAATCAGAGAAGTGATGATGACCGTGAGCAATACCACCCAAGAATTAACCATGGTAGAACGGCAAACCAACAGATACTACGCCTTAGAATACCTACGTCGCCATCTGGAACAAGTATGGGAGGTGATAGTTTTGATGTGGTTAAGGGAAGATAGTAATCTGGCATTGATTTTGTTAGAGGATCTAGGTCTACAACTACCAATGGTATTTAAGCGCTCTGTAAAATTGGGTGAAAGGGTATTAGTCAAGGTAGCTCTTGCGGATCCGCAAAAGGATATTATCCAGTTTCAAGAAATAGTGTATCAAGATGTTGTAAATTAA
- the radC gene encoding RadC family protein produces the protein MTYCLRISDLPENERPRERLITHGAKVLATAELIAILLGTGQGPGKLSAVGLGQHILQELGRDQGDPLAALRDATPAQLTEIHGVGSAKATSILAAVELGKRVFLSRPAEGAIIDSPIAAAATLSQDLMWQSQEKFAVLLLDVKNRFLGTKIITIGTATETLASPRDIFREVIRHGATRMIIAHNHPSGNLDPSQADIDLTRQLLSGAQLLNIPILDHLILGNGNHQSLREITSLWDDFPQEN, from the coding sequence ATGACCTATTGTCTGAGAATAAGTGACCTACCAGAAAATGAGCGTCCGAGGGAAAGACTAATTACCCATGGGGCGAAGGTTTTAGCTACTGCGGAACTGATTGCTATTCTACTAGGAACTGGACAAGGTCCTGGTAAACTATCCGCCGTGGGGTTGGGTCAACACATACTGCAAGAACTAGGAAGAGATCAAGGGGATCCATTAGCTGCTTTGCGGGATGCTACCCCTGCTCAGTTGACCGAAATTCACGGTGTGGGATCTGCAAAGGCCACATCGATTTTAGCTGCGGTGGAACTAGGAAAAAGAGTTTTTCTATCTCGTCCTGCGGAGGGAGCGATTATTGACAGTCCCATAGCAGCTGCAGCTACCCTAAGTCAGGATTTAATGTGGCAAAGTCAAGAGAAATTTGCAGTTTTACTATTAGACGTGAAAAATCGGTTTTTAGGAACGAAAATAATTACCATTGGTACTGCAACTGAAACCTTAGCTTCTCCCCGGGACATTTTTCGAGAGGTGATTCGACATGGTGCAACACGTATGATAATTGCCCATAATCATCCTTCGGGTAATCTAGATCCTAGCCAAGCAGACATAGACTTGACCAGACAGTTGTTATCAGGCGCACAGCTATTAAATATTCCCATATTAGACCATCTGATATTGGGTAATGGCAATCATCAAAGTTTGCGAGAGATTACTAGTCTTTGGGATGATTTCCCCCAGGAGAATTAG
- a CDS encoding ABC transporter ATP-binding protein, whose product MEVIQLNQVSLWRRTQEEFSYDLKRTLLSIVEGKYRKPVKKLVLDNINLVVKQGEKIGIIGANGSGKSTLLKIICGILRPTQGKVRINGKIAPLIELGAGFDPDISVMDNIVLYGVLLGFSRSEMKARAYSILEFAELQDYALVPVKGLSSGMVARLGFAIATDVQPDILILDEVLSVGDERFKHKCQQRIERFWNADATVLVVSHDLEFVKHSCQRIVWLDHGQVKYVGDAQHAVQSYLTGTAIPG is encoded by the coding sequence ATGGAAGTAATTCAGCTCAACCAAGTTTCCCTGTGGAGAAGAACACAAGAAGAGTTTTCCTACGATTTAAAAAGAACCCTACTTTCCATTGTGGAAGGTAAATATCGTAAACCCGTGAAAAAATTAGTTTTAGATAATATAAATTTAGTCGTAAAACAAGGGGAGAAAATTGGAATTATTGGTGCTAATGGTTCTGGCAAATCCACACTTTTAAAAATCATTTGTGGCATTTTGCGACCTACCCAGGGTAAGGTACGTATCAATGGCAAAATAGCACCTTTAATCGAACTAGGTGCAGGTTTTGATCCTGATATTTCCGTTATGGATAATATTGTACTTTACGGAGTATTATTAGGATTTTCTAGATCGGAAATGAAAGCAAGAGCATATTCAATTTTAGAATTTGCTGAATTGCAAGATTATGCTTTAGTTCCCGTTAAAGGATTATCCTCTGGGATGGTAGCAAGGTTGGGTTTTGCTATTGCTACGGATGTGCAACCAGACATTTTAATTTTGGATGAGGTTTTATCTGTGGGAGATGAAAGATTTAAGCATAAATGTCAACAGCGGATTGAAAGATTTTGGAATGCGGATGCAACAGTTTTAGTGGTCTCCCATGATTTAGAGTTTGTTAAACATTCTTGTCAAAGAATAGTTTGGTTAGACCATGGACAAGTAAAATATGTCGGTGATGCACAGCATGCTGTTCAGTCTTATTTAACTGGTACAGCTATTCCTGGATAA
- a CDS encoding glycosyltransferase translates to MVNQLELPSLHQIPRQKIENHHLQNIIFPTTTICTVEELFFRNNDQVIFNYEHQILELKPGNLVSLDTYFNGFYVDNWREYTSLVDINVSLKFQGTGKVSLYNIDRLGETKTLLAQKIIKSNTTKQLEEILVFKNLDISSYTGMIYLEILALEMCQISHGHFSTSEQPNQQVKIALVICTYKREKYIQKNIQLLGSHLSENPQYRNQLEVWIIDNGRTLSIENIKDINNNLKIHLIPNKNAGGSGGFARGMLEVIENSNQFSHILLMDDDILFHPEIFNRVWVFLSLCHGKYQKEICLGSSMLRLDKKYIQHEKGAYWNRNQGFVPVKQNMDLRKLKDTLFNEVDEYIDYSGWWFFCFPVHIIKEHGLPYPFFIKVDDVEFCRRIGKKIIILNGISVWHEPFENKKNPSIEYYYFRNSMIYHSLYFEPEFSRIKAIKWFLKPLLRELFCYRYETAESIIKATVDFLKGPHALVANHPEEKHRQVCQSGEKTSRNPDLCFVYKKYWESVEKTESKLHRFWRLLTLNGHLLPDWLFFEDDTLSDKGYSIVPSNNGRPLNTFRVKKVLYYNLTTQEGFIVKFCRREFFRIFISALWLALLMMIQLERTKRQYIDSFAKFTSPDFWETYLEIAPQCPKYGE, encoded by the coding sequence ATGGTTAATCAACTGGAATTGCCCTCTCTCCATCAGATTCCTCGCCAGAAAATAGAGAACCATCATCTGCAAAATATTATTTTTCCCACAACTACCATTTGTACAGTTGAAGAATTATTTTTTAGGAATAATGATCAGGTAATCTTTAACTATGAGCATCAAATCCTGGAGTTAAAACCGGGTAATCTTGTTAGTTTAGACACATATTTCAATGGTTTTTATGTGGACAATTGGCGAGAATATACTAGTTTAGTAGATATAAATGTCAGTTTAAAGTTTCAAGGGACTGGCAAGGTGAGTCTTTATAACATTGACAGATTAGGTGAGACTAAAACCCTCTTGGCACAAAAAATAATCAAGAGTAACACAACCAAGCAATTGGAGGAAATCCTAGTTTTTAAAAATCTGGATATATCATCCTATACGGGAATGATATATTTAGAAATCCTAGCTCTAGAAATGTGTCAGATTAGTCACGGTCACTTTTCAACTTCCGAGCAACCCAACCAACAGGTAAAAATAGCATTGGTAATTTGTACTTACAAAAGAGAAAAGTATATTCAAAAAAATATTCAATTATTAGGATCACATCTCTCAGAAAATCCCCAATATAGAAATCAATTAGAAGTATGGATCATTGATAATGGTAGAACATTAAGTATAGAAAATATTAAAGATATCAATAATAACTTAAAAATTCACCTTATACCCAATAAAAATGCAGGAGGGAGTGGAGGTTTTGCCAGAGGAATGCTGGAAGTAATTGAAAATTCAAATCAGTTCTCTCATATTCTGCTGATGGATGATGACATTCTCTTTCACCCAGAAATTTTTAACAGGGTATGGGTTTTCTTGAGTTTATGCCATGGAAAATATCAAAAAGAAATTTGTCTTGGCAGTAGTATGTTAAGACTAGATAAGAAATATATACAGCATGAAAAGGGAGCATACTGGAACAGAAATCAAGGTTTTGTACCAGTCAAGCAGAATATGGATTTAAGGAAATTAAAAGATACCTTGTTCAATGAAGTAGATGAGTATATTGATTACAGTGGTTGGTGGTTTTTTTGCTTTCCGGTTCACATAATCAAAGAGCATGGACTACCATATCCATTTTTTATCAAAGTAGACGATGTAGAATTTTGTCGAAGAATCGGCAAAAAAATCATCATTTTAAATGGTATAAGTGTATGGCATGAACCATTTGAAAATAAAAAAAATCCATCTATTGAATATTACTATTTCCGAAATAGTATGATTTACCATAGCCTATATTTTGAACCAGAATTTAGTAGAATAAAAGCAATCAAATGGTTTTTAAAGCCCTTGTTAAGGGAACTATTTTGCTATAGATATGAAACAGCAGAAAGTATTATCAAAGCCACCGTAGATTTCCTCAAAGGTCCCCATGCTTTAGTTGCTAACCATCCGGAGGAAAAGCATAGACAAGTCTGTCAATCCGGGGAAAAAACTAGTAGAAATCCAGACCTATGCTTTGTGTATAAAAAATATTGGGAAAGTGTAGAAAAGACTGAAAGTAAATTACATAGGTTTTGGAGACTTTTAACTCTCAATGGTCATCTTTTACCCGATTGGTTATTTTTTGAGGATGACACATTGAGCGATAAGGGATATAGTATTGTGCCATCTAATAATGGTAGACCCTTAAATACCTTTAGGGTGAAAAAAGTTTTATATTACAACTTAACAACACAGGAAGGATTCATAGTTAAATTTTGCCGGAGGGAATTTTTTAGAATTTTTATATCGGCTTTGTGGTTGGCATTATTAATGATGATTCAACTAGAAAGAACTAAACGGCAATATATAGACTCATTTGCTAAATTTACCAGTCCTGATTTCTGGGAAACTTATCTAGAAATAGCACCACAGTGTCCTAAATATGGAGAATAA
- the glf gene encoding UDP-galactopyranose mutase, giving the protein MYDRMFDFLIVGAGFAGCTLANCISTQLDRKVLVIDTRHHIGGNAFDCYDNAGVLIHKYGAHIFHTNSKKIIDYLSQFTQWRVYQHQVLARVDGDLYPIPINLNTINKMYGLNLNNEEVADFYEQIKQKYDRIENSEQAVISKVGNDLYEKFFKNYTYKQWNLWPHQLDASVCARIPVRTNKDNRYFGDKYQLMPLHGYTKMFENMLAHPNIKIMLNTSFQDVEKWLKFDHLIYTGPIDQFFDYKFGQLPYRSLRFEFETHDVEYFQPVAVVNYPNDYDFTRIVESKHITGQKHPKTTIYYEYPQSEGDPYYPIPRPENRDLFEQYKTAADKLASVTFVGRLAQYQYYNMDQVVAAALTVFENRISQLSYYPLITGKSSDGNSN; this is encoded by the coding sequence ATGTACGATAGAATGTTTGATTTTCTGATTGTTGGAGCTGGTTTTGCTGGTTGCACTCTAGCAAATTGTATATCTACACAGCTTGATCGTAAAGTTTTGGTAATTGATACTCGTCATCATATTGGTGGTAATGCCTTTGATTGTTATGATAATGCGGGGGTATTAATTCATAAATATGGAGCGCATATTTTTCATACTAATAGTAAAAAAATCATTGATTACCTTTCGCAATTTACTCAATGGCGAGTTTATCAACATCAAGTTTTAGCCAGAGTTGATGGTGATTTATATCCAATTCCTATTAACTTAAATACAATCAACAAAATGTATGGTTTAAATCTTAATAATGAAGAAGTTGCAGATTTTTATGAACAAATTAAGCAAAAATATGACAGAATTGAAAATTCAGAACAAGCTGTAATCAGTAAGGTCGGAAATGATTTATATGAGAAGTTTTTTAAAAACTATACTTATAAACAATGGAATTTATGGCCTCACCAACTAGATGCTTCTGTGTGCGCTCGTATTCCCGTGAGAACAAATAAAGATAACCGTTATTTTGGCGATAAATATCAGTTAATGCCACTACATGGTTATACAAAAATGTTTGAAAATATGTTGGCACATCCCAATATTAAGATTATGCTCAATACAAGCTTTCAAGATGTGGAAAAGTGGTTAAAATTTGACCATTTAATTTATACAGGACCAATTGATCAGTTTTTCGATTACAAATTTGGTCAACTTCCCTATCGTTCCTTACGCTTTGAATTTGAAACTCACGATGTTGAATATTTTCAACCTGTTGCTGTTGTCAATTATCCCAATGATTATGACTTTACGAGAATAGTAGAATCTAAACATATCACGGGACAAAAACACCCGAAAACCACCATTTATTATGAATATCCCCAATCGGAGGGAGACCCGTATTATCCCATACCTCGTCCAGAAAATCGTGATTTATTTGAACAATATAAAACTGCTGCAGATAAACTGGCATCAGTAACTTTTGTTGGTAGGTTAGCACAGTACCAATATTACAACATGGATCAGGTAGTTGCTGCTGCTCTCACAGTTTTTGAAAACCGCATTAGTCAACTTTCTTATTATCCTCTTATTACAGGTAAAAGCTCTGATGGAAACTCGAATTAA
- a CDS encoding class I SAM-dependent methyltransferase, which yields METRINAQIQSQNLWDGATLIDIMRKQAIEYDFNKGRMVINSILLADKTEVNNRGFLLDKIRDYGCAYQGWNLYAPYQQYLNASDYGPLQIPTELADFLIFSIQKQPQSFLEVGVMYGGFSVLCCAVLSKFNKDFHYICVDIEDNFRDWQYFSSILPLEKAIPATSADFIGKKFDLVYIDGDHSYHGMKRDFMNVGRHAKFCAFHDINATEYDHLDGGTRRCWNDLKLSYCHSASIWEISHIAEEWMGIGIIDFNT from the coding sequence ATGGAAACTCGAATTAACGCTCAAATACAAAGCCAGAATTTATGGGATGGTGCCACTCTCATAGATATCATGCGTAAACAAGCAATTGAATATGATTTTAATAAGGGTAGAATGGTTATTAATTCTATTTTATTAGCTGATAAAACAGAAGTAAACAACCGAGGTTTTTTGTTAGATAAAATCAGAGATTATGGTTGTGCATACCAAGGATGGAATCTTTACGCTCCTTATCAACAATATCTTAATGCTTCTGATTATGGACCATTACAAATTCCTACAGAATTAGCTGACTTTTTAATTTTCTCTATTCAAAAACAACCCCAATCATTTTTAGAAGTGGGAGTGATGTATGGAGGATTCTCTGTTTTATGCTGCGCTGTGTTGTCTAAATTCAACAAAGATTTTCATTATATCTGTGTTGATATAGAGGATAACTTTAGAGATTGGCAATATTTTTCATCTATTTTACCCCTAGAAAAAGCTATTCCTGCTACATCTGCTGACTTTATTGGCAAGAAATTTGATCTGGTTTATATCGATGGAGACCATTCCTATCATGGCATGAAAAGAGATTTTATGAATGTGGGACGTCATGCTAAATTCTGTGCTTTTCATGATATTAATGCTACGGAATATGATCACCTAGATGGTGGTACAAGACGATGTTGGAATGATCTTAAATTATCCTATTGTCACTCAGCTTCTATTTGGGAAATTAGTCATATTGCTGAAGAATGGATGGGTATTGGAATTATAGATTTTAATACATGA
- a CDS encoding glycosyltransferase family 2 protein, with translation MKITKVAAIIVTWNKRKDVCAVIEDIENLDLQNISLDIFVVDNASQDGTQNYLELHYPHIKVLQTGKNLGGSGGFSQGMNFVSNLDYQYVWLLDNDVRLDPYALVPLVETLNTYAEVGLVGSQIRKLDNPDIVQEIGSYIHEPKAHLQTYLGNSPVQSPAEILNSKNYLTVDICAAASLLLRREIIHQIGVFENYFLHFDDVEWCLRAKQFGWVVAAHPASIIWHRSPDFKQRLWISYYDERNLLYCWHKHRPDLLLRRLRILFPKLVYYSLTGRHFWALIHLQAMTDFLNLIQGEIPNLLSGCTLGEILPHNGQVLIQASIYQHICDFLDVNQEQKFTLWYPPNKHKSLWAWVYLSFISCFSKPVDLAIVSYWNPNFYYLFLSKQLYFFTGNGYVKSQICFTQIILDSLGVVYGFLKIYLRMTHLVKKSDKSFNKLVISNLLHPFWVNKVKKLLLIISTIYS, from the coding sequence ATGAAAATCACTAAAGTCGCTGCTATTATTGTCACATGGAACAAACGTAAGGATGTTTGTGCGGTAATTGAAGACATAGAAAATCTAGATTTACAGAACATATCTTTAGATATTTTTGTGGTTGATAATGCTTCACAGGATGGAACCCAGAATTATCTTGAACTCCATTATCCACACATCAAAGTTTTACAAACCGGAAAAAACCTTGGTGGTTCTGGTGGTTTTTCCCAAGGGATGAATTTTGTCAGTAATCTTGATTATCAATACGTTTGGTTACTTGATAATGATGTACGGTTAGATCCTTATGCTTTAGTCCCTTTAGTGGAAACTTTAAACACATATGCAGAAGTGGGGTTGGTAGGATCTCAAATTAGGAAGTTAGATAATCCAGATATTGTTCAAGAAATAGGGAGTTATATTCACGAACCCAAAGCCCACTTGCAAACCTATTTAGGTAATTCACCGGTTCAATCTCCAGCAGAAATTTTAAACAGTAAGAATTATCTCACCGTAGATATTTGTGCTGCTGCTTCATTATTATTGAGAAGGGAAATAATTCACCAAATAGGCGTTTTTGAAAATTATTTTTTACACTTTGATGACGTAGAATGGTGTTTAAGAGCTAAACAATTTGGTTGGGTGGTTGCTGCTCATCCCGCATCAATTATTTGGCACCGTTCACCAGATTTTAAACAGCGTCTTTGGATTAGTTATTATGACGAACGCAATCTCCTCTATTGTTGGCACAAACATAGACCAGATCTCTTATTAAGACGTTTGAGAATATTATTTCCTAAGTTGGTTTATTATTCCCTGACTGGACGCCATTTTTGGGCATTAATTCATTTGCAAGCTATGACAGACTTCCTCAACCTAATTCAAGGTGAAATACCCAATTTGTTATCAGGTTGTACTTTAGGAGAAATTTTACCTCATAATGGACAGGTATTAATACAAGCTTCTATCTATCAACATATTTGCGACTTTCTGGATGTTAACCAAGAGCAAAAATTTACCCTCTGGTATCCACCTAACAAGCATAAGAGTTTATGGGCTTGGGTTTATTTGTCATTTATATCTTGTTTTTCTAAACCCGTAGACTTAGCAATTGTCAGCTACTGGAACCCAAATTTTTATTATCTTTTTTTGTCTAAACAACTTTATTTCTTTACCGGTAACGGTTATGTGAAATCCCAGATTTGTTTCACTCAAATTATATTGGATAGTCTGGGAGTAGTGTATGGGTTTTTAAAAATATACCTACGGATGACTCACTTGGTTAAAAAATCTGACAAATCTTTTAATAAGCTGGTTATCTCAAATCTACTTCACCCCTTTTGGGTAAATAAGGTAAAAAAATTGTTGTTGATAATTTCAACTATTTATAGTTAA
- a CDS encoding glycosyltransferase family 2 protein translates to MSSPELVSVVICTVNRCYSLEKTLKSLNQINYQYFEVIIIDSSDHESTRKIVDRLKIDLNFSVQIFTSQVKNISVSRNMGIQKSSGKIVAFIDDDAIPQRDWLDKLLATYTLKGDKCAGVGGSVKDMTKADIPWQYYQGITNVMSHTIPIRLGKVPNHNQPQGFWYNGMMGTNSSYRKELLAKINGYDEFFEYFLDETDVCLRLIQAGYEIHYCDTIVHHYPQPSHNRYDQKHLTCWYSLAKNTTYFALKHGYNKMPSWIFLLRLSSLLIYRCLLRILRLKFSHNLNNHILLDYIKQAIKGIYLGWSHGVNTSVQSSN, encoded by the coding sequence ATGTCAAGTCCAGAATTAGTGTCTGTAGTTATTTGCACCGTAAACCGTTGTTATTCTTTGGAAAAAACTCTCAAGTCGTTAAATCAAATTAATTATCAATATTTTGAGGTTATTATCATAGATTCCTCTGATCATGAAAGTACCCGAAAAATAGTCGATCGCCTCAAAATTGATTTAAATTTTTCTGTTCAAATATTTACTTCTCAAGTCAAAAACATCAGCGTCTCTAGAAATATGGGCATACAAAAATCATCTGGTAAAATAGTTGCTTTTATTGATGATGATGCAATTCCTCAAAGGGATTGGTTGGATAAATTACTTGCTACATATACTTTAAAAGGTGATAAATGTGCTGGAGTCGGTGGGAGTGTAAAAGATATGACTAAAGCTGATATTCCTTGGCAATATTATCAAGGTATTACTAATGTTATGAGTCATACGATTCCCATTCGTTTAGGAAAAGTACCCAACCATAATCAACCCCAAGGTTTTTGGTACAATGGAATGATGGGAACAAATTCATCCTACCGTAAAGAACTGCTGGCAAAAATCAACGGTTATGATGAGTTTTTTGAATATTTTTTGGATGAAACTGATGTGTGCTTACGATTAATTCAAGCTGGTTACGAAATTCACTACTGCGATACAATTGTACATCATTATCCTCAACCCAGTCATAACCGTTATGATCAAAAGCATCTGACCTGTTGGTACTCATTGGCAAAAAATACCACTTATTTCGCTTTAAAGCATGGCTATAATAAAATGCCATCCTGGATCTTTCTATTACGTTTGAGTTCATTGTTAATTTATCGCTGTTTACTAAGAATATTACGCTTAAAATTCAGTCACAATCTGAATAATCACATCCTATTAGATTATATTAAGCAGGCAATTAAAGGTATATATCTGGGGTGGAGTCATGGTGTTAATACATCTGTTCAATCCTCAAATTAA